Proteins co-encoded in one Kutzneria chonburiensis genomic window:
- a CDS encoding acyl-CoA dehydrogenase — protein MGHYKSNVRDLEFNLFEVFNVQETLGNGPFEQADEDTARGVLSELNNLAVGPLADSFADADRNPPVFDPKTHSATLPESFKKSYQALWDGEWFRLSLPNELGGLGVPPSVSWAAFELILGANPALFMYMAGPSFASVVHRNGTDEQKHWAQLSIDRGWGATMVLTEPDAGSDVGAGRTKAVLQEDGTWHLDGVKRFITSGDQDMTENIMHLVLARPEGPGIEAKAGTKGLSLFLVPKFHFDSQTGELGERNGAFVTNVEHKMGLKVSTTCELTFGQHGVPAKGWLLGEVHDGIAQMFQVIEYARMMVGTKAIATLSTGYLNALAYAKERVQSADLTQMTDKNAPRVTITHHPDVRRSLMLQKAYAEGLRAVYLYTATFQDQIQAGTGDVKLAEKINDLLLPIVKGVGSERAYEQLAQSLQTLGGSGFLQDYPIEQYIRDSKIDSLYEGTTAIQSLDFFFRKIIRDKGQALGFINNEIQKFLDNEGGNGRLKEERAALAQGLQDLQGILGTMIGFLTSSQDDVRNVYKVGQNTVRLLLSAGDVLVGWLLLRQAEVALAALAGTPSAKDKAFYEGKVAVASFFAKNVLPELTARRKIAETTDNSLMDVDESAF, from the coding sequence ATGGGCCACTACAAGAGCAACGTGCGTGACCTGGAGTTCAACCTCTTCGAGGTGTTCAACGTCCAGGAGACTCTCGGCAACGGGCCGTTCGAGCAGGCCGACGAGGACACGGCTCGTGGTGTGCTCAGCGAGCTGAACAACCTGGCCGTCGGGCCGCTGGCGGACTCGTTCGCCGACGCCGACCGCAACCCGCCGGTCTTCGACCCCAAGACGCACTCGGCCACGCTGCCCGAGTCGTTCAAGAAGTCCTACCAGGCGCTGTGGGACGGCGAGTGGTTCCGTCTGTCCCTGCCCAACGAGCTCGGCGGCCTCGGCGTGCCGCCGTCGGTGTCGTGGGCCGCGTTCGAGCTCATCCTCGGCGCCAACCCGGCGCTGTTCATGTACATGGCCGGCCCGAGCTTCGCCTCCGTGGTGCACCGCAACGGCACCGACGAGCAGAAGCACTGGGCCCAGCTGAGCATCGACCGCGGCTGGGGCGCCACCATGGTGCTGACCGAGCCGGACGCCGGCTCCGACGTCGGCGCCGGCCGCACCAAGGCCGTGCTCCAGGAGGACGGCACCTGGCACCTGGACGGCGTGAAGCGCTTCATCACGTCCGGCGACCAGGACATGACCGAGAACATCATGCACCTGGTGCTGGCCCGCCCCGAGGGCCCCGGCATCGAGGCCAAGGCCGGCACCAAGGGCCTGAGCCTGTTCCTGGTGCCCAAGTTCCACTTCGACAGCCAGACCGGCGAGCTGGGCGAGCGCAACGGCGCCTTCGTGACCAACGTCGAGCACAAGATGGGCCTCAAGGTCTCCACCACGTGCGAGCTCACCTTCGGCCAGCACGGCGTGCCGGCCAAGGGCTGGCTGCTGGGTGAGGTGCACGACGGCATCGCCCAGATGTTCCAGGTCATCGAGTACGCCCGGATGATGGTCGGCACCAAGGCCATCGCCACGCTGTCCACCGGTTACCTGAACGCGCTGGCCTACGCCAAGGAGCGGGTGCAGAGCGCCGACCTGACCCAGATGACCGACAAGAACGCGCCGCGGGTGACCATCACCCACCACCCGGACGTGCGCCGCAGCCTGATGCTGCAGAAGGCGTACGCCGAGGGCCTGCGCGCGGTCTACCTGTACACGGCGACGTTCCAGGACCAGATCCAGGCCGGCACCGGCGACGTCAAGCTGGCCGAGAAGATCAACGACCTGCTGCTGCCGATCGTCAAGGGCGTCGGTTCCGAGCGGGCCTACGAGCAGCTCGCGCAGTCGCTGCAGACGCTGGGCGGCTCCGGCTTCCTGCAGGACTACCCGATCGAGCAGTACATCCGCGACTCCAAGATCGACAGCCTGTACGAGGGCACCACCGCCATCCAGTCCCTTGACTTCTTCTTCCGCAAGATCATCCGGGACAAGGGCCAGGCGCTGGGCTTCATCAACAACGAGATCCAGAAGTTCCTCGACAACGAGGGCGGCAACGGCCGGCTCAAGGAGGAGCGGGCCGCGCTGGCCCAGGGTCTGCAGGACCTCCAGGGCATTCTCGGCACGATGATCGGCTTCCTCACCTCGTCCCAGGACGACGTGCGCAACGTCTACAAGGTCGGCCAGAACACCGTGCGGCTGCTGCTGTCCGCCGGCGACGTGCTCGTCGGCTGGCTGCTGCTGCGCCAGGCCGAGGTCGCCCTGGCCGCGCTGGCCGGCACCCCGTCGGCCAAGGACAAGGCCTTCTACGAGGGCAAGGTCGCGGTGGCGTCGTTCTTCGCGAAGAACGTCCTGCCGGAGCTGACCGCGCGCCGCAAGATCGCCGAGACCACCGACAACTCGCTGATGGACGTGGACGAGTCCGCGTTCTGA
- a CDS encoding AAA family ATPase produces MDPVRNPFAPGAGQRPPELAGRDRELAAFDVVLERVARGRPERSLVLTGLRGVGKTVLLGELRSMAVKRGWGAGKIEARPDAELRRPLSAALHRAIRDLAVRHRDPERVETVLGVLKAFALRANPDGTKLRERWQPGIDVPAAQGRADSGDIEIDLVELFTDVAELAKDVGSGVALFIDEMQDVQPDDISALCAACHELSQSGAPLVVVGAGLPHLPALLSASKSYSERLFRYVLIGQLDREDADHAVLAPVAREGAEISPMALDALFDASSGYPYFVQAYAKAAWDAAPADPITPQDVAMAAPEAEAELAVGFFGSRYERATPAEREYLRAMADLTEGRDEPVGTTDVAVYLGKKPSSLSPARDNLIKKGLVYSAERGRIAFTVPHFGRFLLGREE; encoded by the coding sequence ATGGATCCGGTGCGCAACCCGTTCGCCCCCGGCGCCGGGCAGCGCCCGCCCGAGCTGGCCGGCCGGGACCGCGAGCTCGCGGCCTTCGACGTGGTGCTGGAACGGGTGGCTCGCGGCCGGCCCGAACGCAGCCTCGTGCTCACCGGCCTGCGCGGTGTCGGCAAGACCGTGCTGCTCGGCGAGCTGCGCTCGATGGCCGTCAAACGTGGCTGGGGCGCCGGCAAGATCGAGGCCCGGCCGGACGCCGAGCTGCGACGGCCGCTGTCCGCCGCGCTGCACCGGGCGATCCGCGATCTGGCCGTGCGGCACCGCGACCCCGAACGGGTGGAAACGGTGCTCGGCGTGCTCAAGGCGTTCGCGCTGCGCGCCAATCCCGACGGCACCAAGCTGCGGGAACGCTGGCAGCCGGGCATCGACGTGCCGGCCGCGCAAGGCCGAGCCGACTCCGGCGACATCGAGATCGACCTGGTCGAGCTGTTCACCGACGTCGCCGAGCTGGCCAAGGACGTCGGCAGCGGGGTGGCGCTGTTCATCGACGAGATGCAGGACGTGCAGCCGGATGACATCTCCGCGCTGTGCGCCGCCTGCCACGAGCTCTCCCAGTCCGGCGCGCCGCTGGTCGTGGTCGGCGCCGGCCTGCCGCACCTGCCCGCGCTGCTGTCGGCCAGCAAGTCCTACTCCGAGCGGCTGTTCCGGTACGTGCTGATCGGCCAGCTCGACCGGGAGGACGCCGACCACGCCGTGCTCGCGCCGGTCGCCCGTGAGGGCGCGGAGATCAGCCCGATGGCGCTGGACGCGCTGTTCGACGCCTCCAGCGGCTACCCGTACTTCGTGCAGGCGTACGCCAAAGCGGCGTGGGACGCGGCGCCGGCGGATCCGATCACCCCGCAGGACGTGGCCATGGCCGCGCCCGAGGCCGAGGCGGAGCTGGCGGTCGGCTTCTTCGGCTCACGGTATGAGCGCGCGACGCCGGCCGAGCGCGAGTACCTGCGCGCGATGGCCGACCTGACCGAGGGGCGCGACGAGCCCGTCGGCACCACGGATGTGGCCGTCTACCTGGGGAAGAAGCCGTCCTCGCTGTCGCCGGCGCGGGACAACCTGATCAAGAAGGGCCTCGTCTACTCGGCCGAGCGCGGGCGGATCGCGTTCACCGTGCCGCACTTCGGGCGGTTCCTGCTCGGTCGCGAGGAGTAG
- a CDS encoding PLDc N-terminal domain-containing protein — translation MLYFDGAVGVAVFCLWIFCLVDVIVTDESVCRHLPKVLWLLVVLLLPLVGSILWLAVGKPRFGTYPARSRSRFPEYDRPGRHVAANPDDDAEFLRRCRERAEEQRRKAKGEDS, via the coding sequence GTGCTCTACTTCGACGGCGCCGTGGGTGTCGCGGTCTTCTGTCTGTGGATCTTCTGTCTGGTCGACGTGATCGTCACGGACGAGTCGGTGTGCCGGCATCTGCCCAAGGTGCTGTGGCTGCTGGTCGTACTGCTGCTGCCGTTGGTCGGGTCGATCCTGTGGCTGGCGGTGGGCAAGCCCCGGTTCGGGACGTACCCGGCGCGGAGCCGGTCGCGGTTCCCGGAGTACGACCGGCCGGGCCGACACGTGGCGGCGAACCCGGACGACGACGCGGAGTTCCTGCGGCGCTGCCGTGAGCGTGCCGAAGAGCAGCGGCGTAAGGCCAAGGGCGAGGACAGCTAG
- a CDS encoding GroES family chaperonin, which yields MLHDRVLVKISPEDGERRSSGGIVIPATAQVAKRLAWGDVLGVGGHVRNVKVGDRVLFNPEDQLEVEVQAQTYTVMRERDIHAVATEQTDQGTGLYL from the coding sequence ATGCTGCACGACCGGGTGCTGGTGAAGATCTCGCCGGAGGACGGTGAGCGCCGCAGCAGCGGCGGCATCGTCATTCCGGCCACCGCCCAGGTCGCCAAGCGGCTCGCCTGGGGCGACGTGCTGGGCGTCGGCGGGCACGTGCGCAACGTCAAGGTCGGCGACCGGGTGCTGTTCAACCCGGAGGACCAGCTTGAGGTCGAGGTGCAGGCCCAGACCTACACCGTCATGCGCGAGCGGGACATCCACGCCGTGGCCACCGAGCAGACCGATCAGGGCACCGGGCTGTACCTCTAG
- a CDS encoding NTP pyrophosphohydrolase: MPLLVIDAANVVGSVPDGWWRDRAGATTRLRDSISGLSATGLPQTGSPIDVILVVEGKARTVTSSPTVQVHVAPHSGDDAIVELVAEQSTSGRPIYVVTADRGLQRRVAAYGVEILGPHSVRS, translated from the coding sequence ATGCCGCTGCTTGTCATCGACGCCGCCAACGTCGTCGGCTCCGTCCCCGACGGCTGGTGGCGTGATCGCGCCGGCGCCACCACCCGGCTCCGTGATTCCATCTCCGGGTTGTCGGCCACCGGTCTCCCCCAGACCGGCTCCCCCATCGATGTGATCCTCGTCGTCGAGGGCAAGGCCCGCACCGTGACCAGCTCCCCCACCGTCCAGGTGCATGTCGCCCCCCACTCCGGCGACGACGCGATCGTCGAACTCGTCGCCGAGCAGTCCACCTCCGGCCGCCCCATCTACGTCGTCACCGCCGACCGCGGCCTCCAACGCCGAGTAGCCGCCTACGGCGTCGAAATCCTCGGCCCGCACTCGGTCAGGAGCTGA
- a CDS encoding NHL domain-containing thioredoxin family protein, with protein sequence MTTAKRRARVRAPELVGRGWLNTGDKAVTLAELRGRITLLDFWTFCCINCLHVLDELRPLEAEFADVLVTIGVHSPKFVHEADPDALKAAVERYEVHHPVLDDPNLTTWQNYAVKAWPTLVLVDPEGYVVHVAAGEGHVEALRRIIAELIDEHEAKGTLRRGDGPYVPPQQQNTELRFPAKVAVTDRNTLLVTDSAHHSVVELAADGETVIRRIGTGERGRRDGGPDRATFAEPAGIALLPTEIAAQVGYDVVVADTVNHLLRGIELSTGNVTTIAGTGEQWRMGDTDGPADEIDLTSPWDVAWWAPANGVVVAMSGNHTLSRFDPIARTVSRFAGTTVEGLKDGPALEAFFAQTSGLAADGDKLWLADSETSALRWIDHNFEVHTAVGQGLFDFGHRDGAADQALLQHPLGVAVLPDGSVAIADTYNSAIRRYEPETGEVSTLATDVPEPSGAAIVDGELVVVASAAHRLERPVPPGVSARLVAGDAHQVRRPPSDIGVGELELTVVFTPPPGQKLDDRYGPSTRLEITSSPPELISAGAGESTDLTRKLTIASGFTEGVLHVVAQAASCDDGPGVEHPVCRLTRQDWGVPVRVAEQGPSRLALVMGGVDDQAT encoded by the coding sequence GTGACCACTGCGAAGCGTCGTGCCCGGGTCCGTGCTCCTGAACTGGTGGGGCGCGGGTGGTTGAACACCGGGGACAAGGCCGTCACGCTGGCGGAGCTGCGTGGGCGGATCACGTTGCTGGACTTCTGGACGTTCTGCTGCATCAACTGCCTGCACGTGCTGGACGAACTGCGGCCGTTGGAGGCGGAGTTCGCGGACGTGCTGGTGACGATCGGGGTGCACTCGCCGAAGTTCGTGCACGAGGCGGACCCGGACGCGCTGAAGGCGGCGGTGGAGCGGTACGAGGTGCACCACCCGGTGCTGGACGACCCGAACCTGACGACCTGGCAGAACTACGCGGTGAAGGCCTGGCCGACGCTGGTCCTGGTCGACCCGGAGGGCTACGTGGTGCACGTGGCGGCGGGCGAAGGACACGTCGAGGCGCTGCGGCGGATCATCGCGGAGCTGATCGACGAGCACGAGGCGAAGGGGACGCTGCGCCGCGGGGACGGGCCGTATGTGCCGCCGCAGCAGCAAAACACCGAGCTGAGGTTCCCGGCCAAGGTCGCGGTGACGGACCGGAACACGTTGCTGGTGACGGATTCGGCCCATCACAGCGTGGTGGAGTTGGCGGCCGACGGCGAGACGGTCATCAGGCGCATCGGCACGGGTGAGCGTGGCCGGCGGGACGGCGGACCGGATCGGGCGACGTTCGCAGAGCCGGCCGGAATTGCCTTGCTGCCCACGGAAATCGCGGCGCAGGTCGGCTACGACGTGGTGGTGGCGGACACGGTGAACCACCTGCTGCGCGGCATCGAACTGAGCACGGGCAACGTCACGACAATCGCCGGCACGGGTGAGCAGTGGCGCATGGGTGACACGGACGGCCCGGCGGACGAGATCGACCTGACGAGCCCGTGGGATGTGGCCTGGTGGGCACCGGCTAACGGCGTTGTCGTTGCCATGTCAGGGAATCACACGTTGAGCCGGTTCGATCCGATCGCCAGGACGGTCAGCCGCTTCGCCGGTACGACGGTGGAGGGCCTGAAGGACGGCCCGGCGCTCGAGGCGTTCTTCGCGCAGACGTCCGGTCTGGCCGCCGACGGGGACAAGCTGTGGCTGGCGGACTCGGAAACCTCGGCGCTGCGGTGGATCGACCACAACTTCGAGGTGCACACCGCGGTGGGACAAGGACTTTTCGACTTCGGGCACCGTGACGGCGCAGCCGACCAGGCCCTGCTGCAACATCCGCTCGGCGTAGCGGTGCTGCCCGACGGCAGCGTGGCGATCGCCGACACCTACAACTCGGCGATTCGGCGCTACGAGCCGGAAACCGGAGAAGTGTCCACATTGGCCACCGACGTCCCAGAGCCGTCCGGCGCGGCCATTGTGGACGGTGAACTAGTGGTCGTCGCCTCGGCGGCGCACCGGCTTGAGCGCCCCGTGCCGCCGGGTGTGTCGGCCCGGCTGGTCGCTGGCGACGCACATCAGGTCCGCCGCCCGCCCTCGGACATCGGCGTCGGCGAACTCGAACTGACGGTGGTGTTCACGCCGCCGCCGGGACAGAAGCTCGACGACCGCTATGGACCCTCCACCCGCCTGGAGATCACGTCCTCACCGCCGGAGCTGATCAGCGCCGGCGCGGGCGAATCCACCGATCTGACAAGGAAGTTGACCATCGCCAGCGGCTTCACCGAGGGCGTCCTGCACGTCGTCGCGCAGGCGGCCAGCTGTGACGACGGCCCCGGCGTCGAACACCCGGTCTGCCGACTGACCCGGCAGGACTGGGGTGTGCCGGTGCGCGTCGCCGAGCAGGGTCCGAGCCGGCTGGCGCTGGTCATGGGCGGGGTCGACGACCAGGCGACGTAG
- a CDS encoding transcriptional regulator, translating to MDSHPAQRLDDVVHQRVRLGILTVLSAEPRVAFTTLRDQLGQPDSGLSRHLRVLEDARLVDTDKVIEDRKPRTWISITEAGRVALRDELAALRSMMTAIETGGADPLAFAALLGDEPGERDRERADLVITEVPDGFRMSRESAVDSNYRLVSMPAADWGHHRSQALALRSHGLLGGHFRSFASATANAHVMLVELGNEEGPIAILRALAPSTFRIEGMDPHRGFLLDREGGGKLGICWLAADRHLACVSMTGDEEVIRELLPHFARGQRAKLTR from the coding sequence ATGGACTCCCACCCGGCGCAGCGCCTGGACGACGTGGTCCACCAGCGGGTGCGGCTGGGCATTCTGACCGTGCTCAGCGCCGAGCCGCGGGTGGCCTTCACGACCCTGCGCGACCAGCTCGGCCAGCCGGACAGCGGCCTGAGCCGGCACCTGCGCGTGCTGGAGGACGCCCGACTGGTGGACACCGACAAGGTGATCGAGGACCGCAAACCGCGGACCTGGATCTCGATCACCGAGGCCGGCCGGGTGGCGCTGCGCGACGAGCTGGCCGCGTTGCGCTCGATGATGACCGCCATCGAGACCGGCGGCGCGGACCCGCTCGCGTTCGCCGCCCTGCTGGGCGACGAGCCGGGGGAGCGCGACCGGGAGCGGGCCGACCTGGTGATCACGGAGGTGCCCGACGGCTTCCGGATGAGCCGGGAATCCGCGGTGGACAGCAACTACCGGCTGGTGTCCATGCCGGCCGCGGACTGGGGCCACCACCGCAGCCAGGCGCTGGCCCTGCGCAGCCACGGCCTGCTCGGCGGCCACTTCCGCAGCTTCGCCTCGGCCACCGCCAACGCGCACGTGATGCTGGTGGAGCTGGGCAACGAGGAAGGGCCGATCGCCATCCTGCGCGCGCTCGCGCCGTCCACTTTCCGGATCGAGGGCATGGACCCGCACCGCGGCTTTCTGCTGGACCGCGAGGGCGGCGGCAAGCTCGGAATCTGCTGGCTCGCGGCCGATCGCCACCTGGCCTGCGTGTCGATGACCGGTGATGAGGAGGTGATCAGGGAGCTGCTGCCCCACTTCGCGCGGGGTCAACGGGCCAAGCTCACACGTTAG